GAAAGGTGCACGATGAAATCATTTACAGCAGACGTAATTACAATAATCAAGCAAATACCAAAAGGAAGAGTTATGACCTATGGACAGATTGCTAAAGCAGCAGGTAGTCCGCGGGCAGCACGGCAGGTTGTGCGGATTTTGCATTCGATGAGCAAAAAGCATCTCCTCCCTTGGCATCGTGTTATCAACGCGAAGGGGCAAATCGCAATTAAAGAAGAAGCAACAGCATTGGAACAAAAATGGCAGCTTGAAGCAGAGGGTGTAGAAGTCAGTCACAAAGGAGAAGTTGATTTGGAACGCTATCAATTTCACATTGTAACCGAGACAGACTTGATATAGAAAATCACGAACAAATACATATTCAATTTTTCAAAATAAAGTTATACTATAAATAGGCTGGACTGCGGCAAAAACACAGATGTCAATTATTGTCGTGGTTAGAGATGCGGGAGTTATCGTATAACCATAAATTTTTAGGAAAAGGATGATCGAAATGGAATTTATCATGCATGAAAATGGCTTCGAATCTGAATTTGATTTTGGGAAATTAACGATATCAGGCAAGGATGAGTTCGGATTCAGACCATACGCATTATTAGTTTCCTCTATAGCTGGATGCAGTGGAGGAGTTTTAAAGCAAGTACTTACGAAAATGCGCATTGCGTTTGATGATATCACCATTACTGCTGATGTAAAGAGGAATCCAGATATAGCAAACCGTGTTGAAGAAATTAAATTGCACTTTACCATTTTCGGTAAGGATCTTTCTGAAAAAAAGGTGGAAAAAGCTTTAGAGCTAAGTTCAAAAAATTGCTCGATGGTTCAATCCGTAAAAGGGAGTATTAACGTTATCGAGACCTTCGAAATAAAGGAATAATGGTTGCGGCCAATTTGGAGGGAAAGAAGGAGGCAGTTTTTTATTGATAACGAAATCCCTTGTTAAAAAGGTTTTAAAGCTAATCGCAGTCATTGCGGTTATCATTTTTATTTATATATATTTCTCAGCATTTTTGCCGGTATTATTAGCATTGTTGACGGCGCTCATGTTCGAGCCTTTTGTGAGATGGCTAAAGCTGAAGATGAAAGTAAGGAAAAGGGTTCTGCCAGTGACTGTCACTTTTACCTTATTTATTGCCATCTCCAGCTTGCTAATCTATATCACATTAACCCGCGTAATGGAAACAATTTATAATTTTACATTGCAAATTCCTACTTATGCTTTTCAGGTACAACGTTTTATAAATGATGTTATTATTCGCTTTAATGAGCTCATAGAAGATATACCAATTGCTCATGTTGTTATTCGGGAGCTGGAGAATCAATCCAATAGTGTGGTGGAAACGGCTTTGGATGTTACGTCCTATTTATTAGCCATTCTTGGCACATGGATTCAATCTGTCCCGAATTTAATCTTTGTTTCACTGATCTATTTAATGACGTTATTCTTATTCAGCTTAGATTTGCCTCGGTTAAAACGATTATTTTATAATTTATTCAATCCAGACACATCTGAAAAGCTGCGTTTTGTTAACCAGCGACTGGGAAAAGTTTTCCTAGGATATTGGAAAGCGCAATTTATCCTAAGTATTGGTGTTTTCGTCATTACGTATGTTAGTCTTTTATTTATTTCACCAGGTGCAGCATTGATTATGTCTGTCATTATATGGATAGTCGATATAATTCCGCTATATGTAGGACCGGCGCTCGTGTTGATCCCATGGGGGCTTTTAGCGATGATGCTAGGAAATGTTGGAGCAGGAATCCAGCTTATTTTGCTTGCTCTAATCATAACCGTTTTAAGGCGTATCATCGAGCCGAAAGTATTAGGTGATTCAATTGGACTTGCGGCATTGCCGACTGTGCTCTCCATGTATTTTGGTTTTGTATTTTTCGGGGTAATGGGACTCATCCTGGGACCGTTCGTTTATATCGCTATGC
This region of Oceanobacillus sp. FSL K6-2867 genomic DNA includes:
- a CDS encoding MGMT family protein; this translates as MKSFTADVITIIKQIPKGRVMTYGQIAKAAGSPRAARQVVRILHSMSKKHLLPWHRVINAKGQIAIKEEATALEQKWQLEAEGVEVSHKGEVDLERYQFHIVTETDLI
- a CDS encoding OsmC family protein → MEFIMHENGFESEFDFGKLTISGKDEFGFRPYALLVSSIAGCSGGVLKQVLTKMRIAFDDITITADVKRNPDIANRVEEIKLHFTIFGKDLSEKKVEKALELSSKNCSMVQSVKGSINVIETFEIKE
- the ytvI gene encoding sporulation integral membrane protein YtvI; amino-acid sequence: MITKSLVKKVLKLIAVIAVIIFIYIYFSAFLPVLLALLTALMFEPFVRWLKLKMKVRKRVLPVTVTFTLFIAISSLLIYITLTRVMETIYNFTLQIPTYAFQVQRFINDVIIRFNELIEDIPIAHVVIRELENQSNSVVETALDVTSYLLAILGTWIQSVPNLIFVSLIYLMTLFLFSLDLPRLKRLFYNLFNPDTSEKLRFVNQRLGKVFLGYWKAQFILSIGVFVITYVSLLFISPGAALIMSVIIWIVDIIPLYVGPALVLIPWGLLAMMLGNVGAGIQLILLALIITVLRRIIEPKVLGDSIGLAALPTVLSMYFGFVFFGVMGLILGPFVYIAMLSAKESGLFDLGLSKKDEEIV